The Candidatus Aquicultor sp. genome window below encodes:
- a CDS encoding Imm74 family immunity protein: MSFSKKEYKVRLRGRSAVIYEEGERKAILEAEMMAGPTDLVIYLESLRCWQPPYENEVLSSEDKQRIKENITKELEAKGLNIVWEYS; this comes from the coding sequence ATGTCATTTAGCAAAAAAGAATACAAGGTTAGACTGCGCGGTCGGTCAGCCGTTATTTATGAGGAAGGGGAAAGAAAAGCTATATTAGAGGCAGAAATGATGGCTGGACCTACAGATTTAGTTATTTATTTAGAAAGCCTTCGGTGCTGGCAACCTCCTTATGAAAATGAGGTCCTTTCCTCCGAAGACAAACAGCGGATAAAGGAGAATATAACGAAAGAACTTGAAGCAAAAGGATTAAATATTGTTTGGGAATACTCCTAA